The Virgibacillus phasianinus genome includes a window with the following:
- a CDS encoding CoA-disulfide reductase has product MGNKVVIVGGVGGGATVAAQIRRMNQETEIILFDKGKHIAFSNCGMPYYIGGVVERDNLLKDAKDFAEKYNVNVHTNSEVIHINRAKKEITYQAGDHHYQESYDTLILSPGAHASEPDLEGLNKEVTFPLHTISEMDAIHNFIDKNKPKTCAIIGAGFVGLEMVENLQTLGIDCTIIDRSKQVMKLVDLDMAQMIQEHLQAKGVRLVLDDGIKSFANEGRTLQLSSGKSMQADMTILAVGITPNTKLASDAKLQIGDLGAIAVNEYMQTNDPAIFALGDAVETSDYMTSTTRHVALAWPAHRQAFIIASYLNENKIPYQGTLGSAIFKVFDLSVASTGHSAAALDELGIDYQEVKHEALSHAGYYPGAEKICIKVLVDKTKQTILGAQVIGENGVDKRLAVLATAIKGGLTVTDLTELELAYSPPYSSPKDPINIIGYKA; this is encoded by the coding sequence TTGGGAAATAAAGTAGTTATTGTTGGTGGGGTTGGCGGTGGAGCAACTGTTGCTGCCCAAATTAGACGAATGAATCAGGAAACGGAAATTATTCTTTTTGATAAAGGTAAACATATTGCTTTTTCCAATTGTGGAATGCCTTATTACATCGGAGGAGTTGTGGAGCGCGATAATCTCTTAAAAGATGCAAAGGATTTCGCTGAAAAGTACAATGTAAATGTACATACAAATTCCGAGGTTATTCATATTAATCGTGCAAAAAAGGAAATCACTTATCAGGCAGGTGATCACCATTATCAAGAATCGTATGATACGCTGATCCTTTCACCTGGCGCCCATGCATCAGAACCTGACTTGGAGGGATTAAATAAGGAAGTCACATTTCCACTTCATACAATATCGGAAATGGATGCAATTCATAATTTCATTGATAAAAATAAACCGAAAACATGTGCCATCATCGGCGCCGGATTTGTTGGTCTAGAAATGGTTGAAAATTTGCAAACACTTGGGATTGACTGTACAATAATCGATCGGTCCAAACAGGTGATGAAACTTGTTGATCTTGATATGGCTCAGATGATTCAGGAACATCTGCAGGCAAAAGGTGTCAGGCTTGTTCTGGATGATGGAATTAAATCTTTCGCAAATGAGGGGCGAACACTGCAGCTAAGCAGTGGCAAAAGCATGCAGGCGGATATGACCATTTTAGCAGTCGGGATAACACCAAACACGAAATTGGCAAGCGATGCAAAATTGCAAATTGGTGATTTAGGCGCAATCGCCGTCAATGAATATATGCAGACAAATGACCCAGCTATTTTTGCACTAGGAGATGCGGTTGAGACTTCCGATTATATGACCAGCACAACACGCCATGTCGCTCTTGCATGGCCGGCACATCGACAGGCATTCATTATTGCAAGTTACCTGAATGAAAACAAGATTCCATATCAGGGAACACTAGGATCGGCAATATTTAAAGTATTTGACCTTAGTGTTGCTTCCACGGGGCATTCAGCAGCAGCCCTAGATGAACTAGGAATTGATTACCAGGAAGTAAAACATGAAGCATTATCACATGCAGGGTATTATCCCGGAGCTGAAAAAATCTGTATCAAAGTTTTAGTTGATAAAACGAAGCAAACAATTCTTGGCGCTCAGGTAATTGGTGAAAATGGTGTTGACAAAAGACTGGCAGTTTTAGCAACAGCAATAAAGGGCGGGCTTACTGTCACAGATTTAACAGAATTAGAACTCGCATACTCCCCACCCTACTCATCACCAAAAGATCCAATTAATATCATTGGTTATAAAGCTTAA
- a CDS encoding TerC family protein, with product MELTQESLLALLQIIALDIVLSGDNAIVIAMATKGLPKKQQNKAIIIGTGGAVILRIIFAAIIVYLLQIPLVHLVGGLLLLWIAYHVLVDDEPEANIKSQGTLPKAVGTIIMADAVMSLDNVVAIAGAAHGHIGMIAIGVLISIPIMIFGSKLIVKVMDKYTWIAYVGAGILAWTAGQMITGDEFIIDWLNLNNGPVMYAIIAVITLGLLLVGYIRNKKTA from the coding sequence ATTGAATTAACACAAGAGTCCTTACTTGCATTATTGCAAATTATTGCACTGGACATTGTGCTTTCAGGCGACAATGCCATTGTTATTGCCATGGCAACGAAAGGATTACCAAAAAAACAGCAAAATAAAGCAATTATTATTGGTACAGGTGGAGCAGTTATCTTACGAATAATATTTGCAGCAATCATTGTTTATTTGTTACAAATTCCACTTGTTCATTTAGTTGGCGGTTTATTACTTCTATGGATTGCCTATCATGTATTAGTAGATGATGAGCCGGAAGCCAATATCAAATCACAAGGTACGCTTCCAAAGGCAGTTGGAACAATTATAATGGCTGATGCAGTAATGAGCCTGGACAATGTAGTTGCAATTGCTGGAGCAGCCCATGGCCACATTGGAATGATCGCAATTGGTGTATTAATCAGTATTCCAATTATGATTTTTGGGTCCAAACTGATCGTCAAAGTAATGGACAAGTACACGTGGATTGCCTATGTTGGTGCAGGAATTCTGGCCTGGACAGCAGGGCAGATGATAACGGGTGACGAGTTTATCATTGATTGGTTAAACCTTAATAATGGACCAGTAATGTACGCCATCATCGCTGTTATTACACTTGGACTATTATTAGTTGGATATATACGCAATAAGAAAACTGCATAA
- a CDS encoding DMT family transporter: MKKYLTTKWAVITIAIFCSLLWGSAFPVLKVSYTELQMVPEDTIAKIVFAGLRFLLAGLILLVGLFIVNRKALLVTKRQVLFLILFGIIQTAIHYYFFYNGLANTTGMKGAILVSSGTFFTVILAHFFYRNDRLNIPKMIGLIAGFAGIVVANWGQSFQLGFELKGEGFMILAALTGAVGTIMAKELAVGIHPFALTGWQLTFGSVLMLAFGLPQMKSDAMVFTSLGLGLLIYAAVLSAVAFALWYSLLKYNKAGEISIYKFVTPVAGTILSAIFIPNENLNSMILGALLLVAIGIVAINYRKRHSAGNRS, encoded by the coding sequence ATGAAGAAGTATTTAACTACAAAATGGGCGGTAATTACAATCGCAATATTTTGCTCGCTGCTATGGGGGAGCGCATTCCCGGTCTTAAAAGTAAGCTATACGGAGCTGCAAATGGTACCGGAAGATACAATCGCAAAAATCGTTTTTGCAGGATTGCGTTTCTTGTTAGCCGGGCTAATATTGTTAGTAGGCCTTTTTATTGTCAATCGGAAAGCGCTGCTTGTTACAAAGCGGCAGGTTCTTTTTCTCATTCTATTTGGGATTATTCAAACCGCTATTCATTACTATTTTTTCTACAATGGACTCGCTAATACAACCGGTATGAAGGGCGCTATTTTGGTATCGAGCGGCACCTTTTTTACGGTGATACTTGCCCATTTCTTTTACCGGAACGACCGATTGAATATACCGAAGATGATTGGGCTTATTGCTGGTTTCGCAGGGATAGTTGTAGCAAATTGGGGTCAATCCTTTCAATTAGGGTTTGAATTGAAAGGAGAAGGATTCATGATTTTAGCAGCGTTAACTGGAGCGGTAGGGACAATCATGGCAAAAGAGCTTGCTGTTGGTATCCATCCATTTGCATTGACGGGCTGGCAGCTCACGTTTGGATCCGTGCTCATGTTGGCATTTGGACTGCCACAAATGAAATCTGATGCAATGGTGTTTACATCACTTGGTTTAGGTCTGTTAATTTATGCAGCTGTTTTATCAGCGGTTGCGTTCGCCTTGTGGTATTCATTGTTAAAATACAATAAAGCTGGCGAAATCAGTATTTATAAATTTGTTACTCCAGTTGCCGGGACAATTTTATCGGCAATTTTCATTCCAAATGAAAACCTAAACTCGATGATACTTGGAGCACTTCTGCTTGTTGCGATAGGAATCGTTGCTATTAATTATCGAAAACGGCATTCTGCGGGTAATAGAAGTTAA
- a CDS encoding C45 family autoproteolytic acyltransferase/hydolase codes for MKKIYSDIRQFRGSHYDFGFYQGEELKNSPIIKNRTKQWKTRKARFIIDERSVKEALGPFAPRIWDELAGLRDGLGWTIDDVLKEFGGYRLEYVRSGCSIFTNTDYMIRNYDYHPRTYEGRLMIYQPNDGGYAVIGPSQRITGRMDGMNEKGLAMGYNFIHRKKPGDGFICNMIGRIILERCASVKEAVAMLKEIPHRHSFTYTVLDKNGVTYVVEATPRGVEEYQSNVCTNHFELLKHENRHHLADSYKRMQAINESKGNVTDKYQAFRMMNDLDKGVFSDDYRNWSGTIHTSGYFPKEGKVWFALGGNREPVIFDFKKWMSGERITTTRILGQVDTDLPFAHMY; via the coding sequence ATGAAAAAAATATATAGTGACATTAGACAATTTCGCGGAAGTCATTATGATTTTGGATTCTATCAGGGCGAAGAATTAAAGAATTCGCCGATTATAAAAAACAGAACAAAACAATGGAAGACGCGCAAAGCCCGTTTTATTATCGATGAACGATCAGTAAAGGAAGCACTTGGACCATTTGCACCGAGAATATGGGACGAACTTGCTGGCCTTAGGGACGGATTAGGATGGACAATAGACGATGTTTTAAAGGAATTTGGTGGCTACAGATTGGAATATGTTCGTTCAGGGTGCTCCATATTCACAAATACCGACTATATGATTAGAAACTATGATTATCACCCCAGGACATATGAAGGGCGATTGATGATTTATCAGCCAAATGATGGCGGTTATGCTGTAATTGGCCCATCCCAGCGTATTACCGGACGAATGGATGGGATGAATGAAAAGGGATTAGCTATGGGGTATAACTTTATTCATCGAAAAAAACCGGGTGACGGGTTTATTTGTAACATGATTGGCCGCATTATTTTGGAACGTTGCGCCAGCGTGAAGGAAGCGGTGGCAATGCTGAAAGAAATTCCGCACCGTCATTCATTTACCTATACTGTTTTGGATAAAAATGGGGTAACCTACGTTGTAGAGGCGACACCACGTGGGGTAGAGGAATACCAATCAAACGTTTGTACAAATCACTTTGAATTGCTAAAACACGAAAATCGTCATCATTTGGCTGATTCATATAAAAGAATGCAGGCAATAAATGAAAGCAAAGGGAATGTGACGGATAAGTACCAGGCATTTCGTATGATGAATGATTTGGATAAAGGGGTTTTCTCTGACGATTATCGAAATTGGTCAGGAACCATTCATACGTCGGGCTATTTCCCAAAAGAAGGAAAAGTATGGTTTGCCCTTGGCGGTAACCGTGAACCAGTAATATTTGATTTTAAGAAATGGATGAGTGGCGAAAGGATAACAACTACACGCATTTTAGGTCAGGTTGATACCGATTTACCGTTTGCTCATATGTATTAA
- a CDS encoding DNA-binding protein has protein sequence MTGILLAGVSSFILYAVLSIILIFNKKKAKTLTAKFALFIFIVLFIIASIVNYIFLVPITLPNMIIANLVMAVIGILLLYGMSHTPGTKKRSGPFEATLGLLIILAVLAIPTIFVTGIFTLDNSYESISQKEVEEAKPLSKEDTPITVSPEFARNKTQKSMSVIPNTQFYDLGKLQVQKVGDDVVFVGPVEFTGFWKWFRGKETEGYFTISATNVNAQPEFVESKMKYTNSSYFNKNVERVIYGAYPTYIQSGEAQIEVDKDGKPWYVQTLYQPIGLTNKPDLQDLKVAVVNPVNGDVKLYDTDNAPPFIDGSVSSEMASDVNEYFGKYVHGWLNSIFGKKDVKIPNESGTESSVTPIFNENGDMYYFTDMSSPKENIDSALGYTLINARTGTLTYYNGKKNSGIMDSTGAKEIVNKEFPEKNWEGSMPVLYNIDGNPTWVVNVLDPNGLFKKYAYIKASDSDFVVFGDTARETLEAYRLQLLQDPSNVSSSGETPLQKRSGEINRVLVTTQKNAQVVQFLLKGDKTIYTLTAGKAPLALFLQEGDKVQLEANIRDNGTGIVEKISIEGLTE, from the coding sequence ATGACGGGGATTTTATTAGCGGGAGTTTCATCATTCATATTGTACGCTGTTTTATCAATTATTCTTATCTTTAATAAAAAGAAAGCCAAAACTTTAACGGCAAAATTTGCGTTGTTTATCTTTATTGTTTTGTTCATTATTGCAAGTATCGTCAACTACATCTTTTTGGTGCCGATTACCCTGCCGAATATGATAATTGCTAACCTTGTGATGGCAGTTATTGGCATCCTTTTGCTATACGGAATGTCCCATACACCGGGAACGAAAAAGCGCAGTGGCCCATTTGAGGCAACACTTGGTTTATTAATTATTTTGGCCGTTTTAGCAATTCCAACCATCTTTGTCACTGGCATATTTACATTGGATAACTCCTATGAATCAATCAGTCAGAAGGAAGTGGAAGAAGCCAAACCATTGAGTAAAGAGGATACTCCAATAACGGTATCTCCGGAATTTGCCCGAAACAAAACACAAAAGTCAATGAGTGTTATTCCAAATACCCAATTTTATGATCTTGGCAAATTACAGGTACAAAAAGTTGGTGATGATGTTGTGTTTGTTGGGCCAGTTGAATTTACAGGCTTTTGGAAATGGTTCCGTGGTAAAGAAACGGAAGGCTATTTCACTATCTCTGCAACAAATGTTAACGCCCAGCCGGAATTCGTTGAAAGTAAAATGAAATACACGAACTCGAGTTATTTTAACAAAAATGTAGAAAGGGTTATTTATGGTGCATATCCAACGTACATTCAAAGTGGTGAGGCACAAATCGAGGTAGATAAAGATGGAAAACCGTGGTACGTTCAGACACTTTACCAGCCAATCGGACTTACCAATAAACCTGACTTGCAGGATTTGAAAGTAGCGGTAGTTAATCCGGTAAATGGTGATGTGAAGCTTTATGATACAGACAATGCACCACCTTTCATAGATGGATCGGTCAGCTCTGAAATGGCTTCTGACGTGAATGAATACTTTGGTAAATATGTCCACGGCTGGCTCAACTCAATCTTTGGGAAAAAAGATGTGAAAATCCCGAACGAATCAGGGACGGAAAGCAGTGTTACGCCTATTTTCAATGAAAACGGCGACATGTATTATTTTACAGACATGTCATCACCCAAAGAAAATATTGACTCAGCACTTGGCTATACCTTAATTAACGCACGTACAGGGACACTTACCTATTACAATGGTAAAAAGAATAGCGGAATTATGGATAGCACTGGTGCAAAAGAAATAGTGAACAAAGAATTCCCCGAGAAAAACTGGGAAGGTTCAATGCCAGTTTTATATAATATCGATGGAAACCCTACTTGGGTTGTTAACGTTCTAGATCCAAATGGTTTATTCAAAAAGTACGCATATATCAAAGCGTCTGATTCTGACTTCGTTGTGTTTGGGGATACAGCACGTGAAACGCTGGAGGCCTACCGGTTACAGCTGCTCCAGGATCCAAGTAATGTGTCTTCCTCAGGGGAAACACCATTACAAAAGCGTTCCGGTGAAATAAACCGTGTCCTTGTTACAACACAGAAAAATGCGCAGGTTGTCCAGTTCCTATTAAAAGGCGATAAGACAATTTACACCTTAACCGCTGGAAAGGCCCCTCTTGCCTTATTCCTGCAAGAAGGCGACAAGGTGCAATTAGAGGCAAATATCCGTGACAATGGCACCGGAATTGTTGAAAAGATCAGTATCGAAGGTTTAACGGAATAA
- a CDS encoding ABC-F family ATP-binding cassette domain-containing protein, giving the protein MLTVENLVKSYGEKPLFNGVSCTIKENDRIGLIGVNGTGKSTFLKVIAGIETPEDGIVKHAKDYHIEYLAQDPVLDANLTVIEQIYFGESVVMRTMRDYEHALLELNANSTSETTQNRVLAMQQKMDENKAWEANTTAKTILTKLGITDFNKRVSELSGGQKKRVAIAKALIQPADLLILDEPTNHLDHQTIEWLEKFLSTYRGALLLVTHDRYFLNRVTNHIFELSRGTLYKYIGNYELFLEKKAEREALEESSKQKHANILRREIAWLKRGAKARSTKQKARIDRVVEMKGKRFDTNKSEVAFQAGSKRLGKKVIELTGIEKSFSDKQLIANFDCLVVPGERLGIVGPNGSGKTTLLNIMANSIEPDKGTVDVGETVTIGYYTQENEKIDVNLRVIDYIKEVAEVIHTKDGEVITAEQMLERFLFPRSEQWNYIKKLSGGEKRRLYLLKILMLEPNVLFLDEPTNDLDTETLSILEDYLANFPGVVITVSHDRYFLDRVVEQLLIMSDTPEVQRFYGNYSEFLEKQGAEKETAQPKEKSSAPTKKSKKKLSYHEQKEWNGIEDQITELEERIEGLQEDIAGAGSDLEKVQELYKEQGELEVQLEQKMERWTELSILVEEMEAEK; this is encoded by the coding sequence ATGCTAACCGTTGAAAATCTTGTGAAATCATATGGAGAAAAACCTTTATTTAATGGGGTTTCATGTACGATTAAAGAAAATGATCGAATTGGTTTGATTGGTGTAAATGGAACTGGGAAATCTACCTTTTTAAAAGTAATCGCAGGAATTGAGACTCCTGAAGATGGCATTGTTAAGCATGCGAAAGACTATCATATTGAATATCTGGCACAGGATCCTGTACTGGACGCGAACTTGACAGTGATTGAACAAATCTATTTTGGTGAATCCGTTGTCATGAGAACGATGCGCGACTATGAACATGCACTCCTTGAACTCAATGCGAATTCAACTAGCGAAACCACACAAAACCGAGTTCTTGCCATGCAGCAAAAGATGGATGAAAATAAGGCATGGGAAGCAAATACCACTGCGAAAACTATTCTGACAAAGCTTGGGATTACCGATTTTAATAAACGTGTATCAGAGTTATCTGGTGGACAAAAAAAACGCGTGGCAATTGCCAAAGCGTTAATTCAGCCTGCCGATTTATTGATACTCGATGAGCCAACGAACCATTTGGATCATCAAACAATTGAGTGGCTGGAAAAGTTTCTGTCAACATACCGCGGTGCATTGCTACTTGTTACCCACGATCGATATTTTCTAAATCGGGTTACCAACCATATTTTTGAACTAAGCAGGGGAACCCTTTATAAATATATAGGAAACTACGAACTCTTCCTTGAAAAGAAAGCAGAACGGGAAGCATTAGAAGAAAGCAGCAAACAAAAACATGCAAATATTCTGCGCCGGGAAATCGCTTGGTTAAAGCGCGGAGCCAAAGCAAGATCAACCAAACAAAAGGCGCGGATTGACCGGGTGGTAGAAATGAAGGGAAAACGTTTTGACACGAATAAAAGTGAAGTTGCTTTTCAAGCGGGGTCAAAACGTCTGGGCAAGAAGGTAATTGAATTAACCGGGATTGAAAAATCCTTTAGTGACAAACAATTGATTGCAAACTTTGATTGCTTGGTTGTACCTGGTGAACGCTTAGGTATCGTTGGCCCAAATGGTTCAGGAAAAACAACTCTATTAAACATAATGGCGAATAGCATAGAACCGGATAAAGGGACAGTTGATGTTGGTGAGACGGTAACAATTGGTTATTATACACAGGAAAATGAAAAAATTGATGTAAACTTACGGGTAATTGACTATATTAAAGAAGTTGCGGAAGTTATCCATACGAAAGACGGTGAAGTGATCACCGCTGAGCAAATGCTGGAACGATTCCTATTTCCAAGATCCGAGCAATGGAATTATATTAAGAAGCTTTCTGGTGGTGAAAAACGCAGATTATATTTACTTAAAATTCTGATGCTTGAGCCAAATGTGTTATTTTTGGATGAACCGACAAATGACCTGGATACAGAAACGTTAAGCATCTTAGAAGATTATCTGGCGAACTTTCCAGGCGTCGTCATAACCGTTTCACATGATCGTTATTTTCTGGATCGGGTAGTGGAACAACTGCTAATTATGTCGGATACACCTGAGGTTCAACGGTTTTATGGGAATTACAGTGAATTCTTGGAGAAACAGGGCGCAGAAAAGGAAACAGCACAACCAAAAGAAAAATCATCAGCACCCACCAAGAAAAGTAAGAAAAAGCTTTCTTACCATGAACAAAAAGAATGGAACGGAATTGAAGATCAAATCACAGAATTAGAGGAACGGATTGAAGGTTTGCAGGAAGATATCGCCGGAGCGGGCAGTGATCTAGAAAAGGTTCAGGAATTATATAAAGAACAGGGTGAATTGGAAGTGCAGCTCGAACAAAAAATGGAGCGCTGGACCGAACTATCAATCCTAGTAGAGGAAATGGAAGCAGAGAAATAA
- the ribH gene encoding 6,7-dimethyl-8-ribityllumazine synthase, which produces MGQTFEGSLVATDLTIGVVVGRFNDFITSKLLEGAKDTLKRHGIHEENIDVAWVPGAFEIPLAANKMAMNNKYDAVITLGAVIRGATPHFDYVCGEAAKGVSQASAQTGKPVIFGVLTTETIEQAIERSGTKAGNKGSESAVAAIEMANLIKSLQH; this is translated from the coding sequence ATGGGACAAACATTTGAAGGAAGCTTAGTAGCAACGGATTTAACAATCGGGGTTGTAGTTGGCAGGTTCAATGACTTTATTACAAGTAAGTTATTAGAAGGCGCAAAGGATACATTGAAAAGACATGGTATTCACGAGGAAAATATTGATGTAGCTTGGGTGCCGGGAGCATTTGAAATTCCATTGGCAGCAAATAAAATGGCAATGAATAACAAATATGATGCAGTAATCACACTTGGAGCCGTTATTCGGGGAGCAACACCCCACTTTGACTATGTATGCGGAGAAGCAGCTAAAGGCGTGTCACAGGCCTCTGCACAAACAGGAAAACCGGTTATTTTTGGCGTGTTAACAACTGAAACGATTGAACAAGCAATTGAACGTTCAGGAACAAAGGCTGGGAATAAAGGCTCAGAATCTGCAGTTGCTGCAATTGAAATGGCCAATCTTATCAAGAGTCTGCAGCATTAA
- a CDS encoding bifunctional 3,4-dihydroxy-2-butanone-4-phosphate synthase/GTP cyclohydrolase II produces the protein MFHSIEEALIDLKNGKSVIVVDDENRENEGDLVALSDMATPETINFMITHGKGLVCTSITEDVSARLNLALMTNEGSDPLGTAFTVSVDHKESTTGISAAERSKTIKALADPNSQAGDFKRPGHAFPLIAKNGGVLTRQGHTEASVDLARLSGANPSGVICEIIKEDGTMARVPDLKKMASQFNLKLISIEDLVAYRKKHEKHVKREVETGLPTEFGNFKVIGYSNDIDDKEHIALVKGEINPDKPILIRVHSECLTGDVFGSKRCDCGPQLHQALADIEKAGNGVLIYMRQEGRGIGLLNKLKAYKLQEEGYDTVEANEQLGFAADQRDYLISAQILQDMGIKQVNVLTNNPEKITALENYGIEIVERIPLTTTYNEINMPYMQTKYKKMGHLLELHN, from the coding sequence ATGTTTCATTCTATTGAAGAAGCACTTATTGATTTAAAAAATGGCAAATCTGTCATTGTCGTCGATGATGAGAATAGAGAAAATGAGGGGGACCTTGTCGCCTTATCTGATATGGCAACACCAGAAACAATCAATTTCATGATTACCCATGGAAAAGGTCTTGTATGTACCTCAATTACCGAAGATGTTTCTGCCAGATTAAACTTAGCCTTGATGACAAATGAAGGTTCGGACCCATTGGGAACTGCTTTTACCGTGAGTGTCGATCATAAGGAATCCACCACTGGAATCAGTGCAGCAGAGCGGTCAAAAACGATTAAGGCACTAGCGGATCCGAATAGTCAGGCGGGCGACTTTAAACGACCTGGACACGCTTTTCCATTAATAGCAAAGAACGGTGGTGTATTAACCCGTCAAGGCCATACTGAGGCATCTGTTGATTTGGCAAGACTGAGTGGTGCTAATCCATCAGGAGTAATCTGTGAAATTATTAAAGAGGATGGAACCATGGCCCGCGTCCCAGACTTAAAGAAAATGGCATCCCAGTTTAACCTGAAACTGATATCCATTGAAGATTTAGTAGCATATCGAAAAAAACATGAAAAACATGTCAAACGTGAAGTGGAAACAGGATTGCCAACTGAATTTGGCAATTTCAAGGTGATCGGGTATTCCAACGATATCGATGATAAAGAACACATTGCCCTTGTGAAGGGTGAAATCAATCCCGATAAACCTATTTTAATACGGGTGCATTCAGAATGTTTAACCGGAGATGTATTTGGATCAAAACGTTGCGATTGCGGTCCGCAGTTACACCAGGCCTTAGCAGATATAGAAAAGGCAGGCAATGGAGTATTAATTTACATGCGCCAGGAAGGTCGAGGAATTGGGCTGTTAAATAAATTAAAAGCCTACAAACTGCAGGAAGAAGGTTATGATACGGTTGAGGCCAATGAACAGTTAGGTTTTGCAGCTGATCAGAGAGATTATCTGATTAGTGCACAAATTTTGCAAGACATGGGAATTAAACAAGTAAATGTTTTAACAAATAATCCAGAGAAAATAACGGCATTAGAAAACTATGGGATAGAAATTGTGGAGCGAATTCCACTTACAACCACGTATAATGAGATAAATATGCCATACATGCAAACCAAATATAAAAAGATGGGGCATCTACTGGAACTTCACAACTAA
- the ribE gene encoding riboflavin synthase: MFTGIVEEKGKLINSKRESANSIQLTIQANTITSDLTIGDSIAVNGICLTVTTFSKDSFRVDVMPETIKATSLRSLTTGSPVNLERAMPANGRFGGHFVSGHIDGTGKITRKEKQENAIYYDIEVSRELQSYLLKKGSIAVDGISLTVFDVNNHTFTISLIPHTVSQTVLGEKTVGDIVNIECDMLAKYIEQMMQRTNTKHKGINQAFLSENGYF, from the coding sequence ATGTTTACAGGTATTGTGGAAGAAAAGGGTAAACTTATAAATAGCAAACGTGAATCCGCGAATTCTATTCAGCTTACGATTCAGGCTAATACAATTACGTCTGATCTAACCATTGGCGATAGTATCGCTGTGAACGGAATTTGTTTAACGGTAACAACTTTTAGTAAGGATTCGTTCCGTGTAGATGTTATGCCGGAAACGATTAAAGCTACATCATTACGTTCGTTGACTACTGGTTCACCAGTTAATTTAGAGCGTGCAATGCCTGCAAACGGACGATTTGGAGGCCATTTTGTTTCGGGGCATATCGACGGTACGGGTAAAATAACACGAAAAGAAAAACAGGAGAACGCTATATACTACGATATTGAGGTTTCACGGGAACTACAATCCTATTTATTAAAAAAAGGGTCTATTGCTGTTGATGGAATTAGTTTGACAGTTTTTGATGTGAACAACCATACTTTTACAATCTCACTTATTCCCCATACTGTTTCACAAACGGTATTAGGCGAAAAAACAGTCGGAGATATCGTCAACATCGAATGCGATATGCTGGCAAAGTATATAGAGCAAATGATGCAGCGAACAAATACGAAACATAAAGGTATTAATCAGGCCTTTTTATCAGAAAACGGTTATTTTTAA